In Naumovozyma dairenensis CBS 421 chromosome 2, complete genome, the following are encoded in one genomic region:
- the MRPL27 gene encoding mitochondrial 54S ribosomal protein mL41 (similar to Saccharomyces cerevisiae MRPL27 (YBR282W); ancestral locus Anc_1.304), with amino-acid sequence MRATNILQFQSTPVTNLLRPWKKFKDGTIFYGLTKTGNKRTPLTTKQGNKTMYKGTRSSGIGRHTKYGEYVINWRKVRTFVTPTFPNLELKPLVSHNTNELRHEFTGFKKGPLDKNLYFEKIKEFIRDGRVQGKASDVSCHAERG; translated from the coding sequence ATGAGAGCAACAAATATCTTACAATTTCAAAGCACACCAGTAACGAACTTACTGAGACCGTGgaagaaattcaaagatgGTACGATATTTTATGGTCTCACTAAGACCGGTAACAAGCGAACACCATTAACGACGAAACAAGGTAACAAGACGATGTATAAAGGTACCAGATCTTCAGGTATAGGTAGACATACGAAATATGGTGAATATGTTATTAATTGGAGGAAGGTTAGGACATTTGTTACTCCGACATTTCCGAATTTGGAATTAAAACCTTTGGTTAGCCATAATACGAATGAATTAAGACACGAATTTACTGGGTTTAAAAAGGGTCCATtagataaaaatttatattttgaaaaaattaaagaatttattcGGGATGGGAGAGTTCAAGGGAAGGCAAGTGATGTTTCTTGTCATGCTGAAAGAGGTTGA
- the PAF1 gene encoding Paf1p (similar to Saccharomyces cerevisiae PAF1 (YBR279W); ancestral locus Anc_1.309): MSRKQEYIAKIKYQNNLPPPLLPPKLLNYPEDPIGNVDSPQLLTSLYTKTNVTPLINLNDDLGMPLDLIQIPNLLNNADTKYLYGLTENNNNIILHQKDRVLLRDPRIDRLTKTDISKVTFLRRTEYVSSTIASHANNNGTSTATMIKKRTRSEEDEDELLNASQILQKVENKFEAMHTANSTDDLSGLKHPIKKKIHAVKTWNLLPDTAAMDQSYFTLRLVGSAALDKQEKNKLALSTAIFRPVELEEDEWISMYTTDKSNSKIISQSMEKNIDDVKSNASVNDDEDDDKTFKFKRLRDFDMKQVPNLNPSVNQAFGELAIMLNNEKGIAYYKPLRPRIELRRRRVNDVFKPLVRQYDIDQINVSLRNPTTQEANLRDRLRMKFDPINFATVDDDDEEDDDHEEKEVEKEEQGDRDEEKKNVEEEEKEENTNTQETSDAEKEQIEQ, translated from the coding sequence ATGTCTagaaaacaagaatatatcGCCAAGATAAAGTATCAGAATAACCTACCTCCACCATTATTACCACCAAAGTTACTAAACTACCCAGAAGATCCAATTGGAAACGTAGATTCTCCACAATTATTGACTTCTCTATACACGAAAACAAACGTCACTCCATTAATCAACCTAAATGATGATCTTGGTATGCCATTAGACCTTATCCAAATACCAAACTTACTAAACAATGCTGACACAAAATACCTATACGGTCTCACagaaaacaacaataatatcatcCTACATCAAAAGGATCGTGTCCTATTAAGAGATCCTCGTATCGATAGGTTGACTAAAACAGATATATCCAAAGTGACATTCTTAAGAAGAACAGAATACGTCTCTTCAACAATAGCATCACACGCAAACAATAACGGTACCTCTACCGCTACCATGATCAAGAAGAGAACCAGatctgaagaagatgaggatgaattattgaacGCATCACAAATCTTACAAAAAgtggaaaataaattcgAAGCAATGCACACCGCCAATTCAACTGATGATTTGTCTGGTTTGAAGCACCcgataaagaagaaaatacatGCTGTGAAAACATGGAATTTATTACCAGATACAGCAGCGATGGATCAAAGTTATTTCACTTTGAGGTTAGTTGGAAGTGCCGCTTTAGacaaacaagaaaagaataaattgGCATTGTCCACTGCTATATTTAGACCAGTGGAATTAGAGGAAGATGAATGGATTTCCATGTATACTACAgataaatcaaattcaaaaattatttctcAATCAATggagaaaaatattgatgacGTTAAAAGCAATGCAAGCgttaatgatgatgaggatgatgataaaactttcaaattcaagagGTTAAGAGATTTTGATATGAAACAGGTGCCTAATTTGAATCCTTCTGTGAATCAAGCTTTCGGGGAATTGGCTATAATGctaaataatgaaaaggGGATAGCATATTATAAACCATTACGTCcaagaattgaattaaGACGTAGGCGTGTTAATGACGTGTTTAAACCCTTGGTTAGACAGTATGATATAGACCAAATTAATGTCTCGTTGAGGAATCCTACCACTCAAGAAGCAAATTTAAGAGATAGATTAAGAATGAAATTCGATCCAATTAACTTCGCCACTGTggatgacgatgatgaggaagatgatgatCATGAAGAGAAAGAGGTTGAAAAGGAGGAACAAGGCGATCGcgatgaagaaaagaaaaacgtcgaagaagaagaaaaagaagagaatacTAACACCCAAGAGACGAGTGACGCAGAgaaagaacaaattgaaCAATGA
- the NDAI0B04860 gene encoding uncharacterized protein (Ty-like retrotransposon): MVATEQGILAFTPVLLQIRGLMNKVNHHLSTTLNLHDIPRASHTQSFNFPQHEASTTVDPNKSTSSNKDKVPPSSMYEQSTPKYGPSMHTPYPYHYYGMPPPQGYYYPYPAMNHNMAPPSHMSAPPSPHVYSQSMYNNHLPIPQTFSQPPLQPIVNHYRDVPHALNPQKPSPLYPISSTGEFSNWIRTLDHLNSSQYGDLIPNKHCVAARTPSHWEELGLQWLFSTYVKMDFYPQWVKQAQETSVPLFTILQRAMTLAMQATDITIIMRKLCDLHFESKEPAFIFNANVQSIISQIDTKELTQYEPLIKDYILNALTGPYSTINKEFRTSQSPYSISDIYTRISAEYDYITTTQSARPKCSYCHIVGHTRDQCFKAVAPSTTNPIPKLKSNTRT, translated from the coding sequence ATGGTGGCGACCGAGCAAGGCATACTGGCCTTCACACCAGTGTTACTCCAGATCCGAGGACTCATGAACAAAGTGAACCATCACTTATCAACAACTTTAAATTTACATGATATCCCACGCGCTTCCCACACTCAGTCATTCAACTTCCCTCAACATGAGGCAAGTACCACTGTTGATCcaaataaatcaacatCATCTAACAAAGATAAGGTGCCACCTTCTTCTATGTATGAACAATCCACTCCGAAGTACGGTCCATCCATGCATACACCATATCCATATCATTACTATGGGATGCCCCCACCACAAGGCTATTATTACCCATATCCTGCCATGAACCATAATATGGCACCCCCATCCCACATGTCGGCACCACCTTCGCCACATGTGTATTCACAATCAATGTATAATAATCATTTGCCAATTCCACAAACATTTTCCCAGCCGCCATTGCAACCTATTGTCAATCACTATAGGGATGTTCCTCATGCATTAAATCCTCAAAAACCATCACCGCTCTACCCTATTTCAAGTACCGGtgaattttccaattggATTAGGACTCTGGACCATCTCAATTCATCTCAATATGGTGATTTAATTCCAAACAAACATTGTGTAGCTGCAAGAACACCTTCTCACTGGGAAGAACTTGGCCTCCAGTGGTTATTTTCCACTTACGTTAAAATGGATTTTTATCCTCAATGGGTCAAACAGGCCCAAGAGACCTCTGTACCTCTATTTACTATATTGCAAAGAGCTATGACCTTGGCCATGCAAGCCACTGATATCACTATTATCATGCGGAAATTATGTGACCTTCATTTCGAAAGCAAAGAGCCTGCCTTTATCTTTAACGCTAATGTGCAATCTATCATTTCACAGATTGACACAAAGGAACTTACTCAATATGAACCACTAATCAAAGACTACATTTTAAATGCTCTTACCGGTCCATACTCCACTATCAATAAGGAATTTCGTACATCGCAAAGTCCGTACTCTATTTCTGACATATACACTCGTATTTCCGCCGAATACGATTACATTACCACCACTCAATCAGCACGACCCAAGTGCTCTTACTGCCACATAGTGGGCCATACTCGTGATCAATGCTTTAAGGCAGTAGCTCCATCTACTACCAATCCAATTCCCAAACTGAAGTCTAACACTAGAACGA
- the SAF1 gene encoding SCF ubiquitin ligase complex subunit SAF1 (similar to Saccharomyces cerevisiae SAF1 (YBR280C); ancestral locus Anc_1.307): protein MEKSKTETNHFPGSLPPDIIQSTLPFLDREDIENLSLTNKYYHKLLNFNESQTLWHELFHKAYGTLYTNDEPFRTKNSEKFKTCSEAIMLNAFPNVSWNELFKLRSKDAKLYTWGCLKHARLGYTAVSNPAVTEDDLNGTSTRFKFGVNKPIEVPWFSNGENSELVTTTADDDSSDSIVQISGGGYSFQILTRSGKLYSTGPTYSGSHRGPGPENNEEDFNPFREAIQSVEHSWPRVNITRGPTTSINTTGTFHPPTPHHYGPTPTPTQQTNHSPIGRQDEVIETIGPHRNIYDELQTMENFATELVPGNKHIRRMFTRHSFPVYSNNPPSFKIDKEVLGSIKFIGITSGRSHFLALDTENELYSWDNPSTEHGVKVIFDGLPSKETNPILKIACGWDFNCVFIYDVGLVVWKSRKALKRGELYSKANYFIIPNTSSISGDDKVIDFTCTEDSHVFYIDYKGDTLYEYKKLGIVNKVTLPTDKVKGKLVKVISCLSKLVVFTDQNLCYSMHVQDGSCEMNSLTELALEDPEDRILSLSGGDYHILAVTEQGKLYVWGVESQYSGCLGLGRPQHIVNDLHIGTWNGERNVKVLKPTKIELEKDYICVGVAAGGWQSAALIIKRDS from the coding sequence ATGGAGAAATCCAAAACCGAAACTAATCATTTTCCAGGATCTTTGCCGCCTGATATTATACAGTCTACATTACCATTTTTAGATCGAGAAGACATTGAGAATCTATCCCTAACAAACAAGTATTATCATAAGTTACTGAACTTCAATGAATCCCAAACACTATGGCATGAATTATTCCATAAGGCATACGGGACATTATATACGAATGATGAACCATTTCGCACTAAAAATTCTGAGAAATTTAAAACTTGCTCGGAAGCTATCATGCTAAATGCATTTCCAAATGTGAGCTGGAATGAACTCTTCAAATTACGTTCTAAAGACGCTAAACTTTATACTTGGGGGTGTCTCAAGCATGCCAGGTTGGGATATACAGCTGTCTCGAACCCAGCAGTGACTGAGGATGATTTAAATGGAACATCAACGAGGTTTAAATTCGGAGTTAACAAGCCTATAGAGGTCCCATGGTTTTCTAATGGTGAAAATTCTGAATTAGTTACCACAACCgctgatgatgatagtAGCGACTCTATTGTCCAAATATCCGGTGGCGGGTATTCTTTCCAAATACTGACGAGGTCAGGTAAATTATATTCTACGGGGCCAACGTATTCAGGGAGTCATCGAGGACCGGGACCTgagaataatgaagaagattttaaCCCATTTAGAGAAGCTATCCAAAGTGTAGAGCATTCTTGGCCTCGAGTAAATATCACGAGAGGACCTACGACTTCCATCAACACTACCGGTACCTTCCATCCTCCAACCCCTCACCATTATGGACCTACACCTACCCCAACACAGCAAACAAATCATTCTCCCATAGGAAGACAAGATGAAGTGATAGAAACTATTGGCCCACATCGTAATATATACGATGAATTACAAACTATGGAAAATTTCGCAACAGAATTAGTGCCAGGTAATAAACATATCCGAAGGATGTTTACCAGACATTCTTTCCCAGTTTATAGTAATAACCCACCATCGTTTAAGATTGATAAGGAAGTCTTGGgttcaattaaatttattggtATTACATCAGGTAGAAGTCATTTTTTGGCCCTAGATACTGAAAATGAGTTATATAGTTGGGATAACCCATCAACGGAACATGGTGTAAAAGTTATATTTGATGGGTTACCTTCCAAGGAAACTAATcctattttgaaaatagcATGTGGCTGGGATTTTAATTGTGTTTTCATTTATGATGTTGGGTTGGTTGTATGGAAAAGTAGAAAAGCTTTAAAACGAGGAGAATTATACTCTAAGGCcaattattttatcattcCAAACACAAGTTCCATCAGCGGTGATGATAAAGTCATTGATTTTACCTGTACTGAGGATAGCCATGTATTTTATATTGACTATAAAGGGGATACTTTGTATGAATATAAGAAACTGGGCATTGTTAACAAGGTCACTTTACCAACGGATAAAGTGAAGGGAAAATTGGTGAAGGTCATTAGCTGTTTGTCAAAATTAGTTGTCTTTACAGATCAAAACCTTTGTTATTCAATGCATGTACAAGACGGTTCCTGTGAAATGAATTCACTAACAGAATTGGCACTTGAGGATCCAGAAGATCgaattttatcattatctggTGGGGACTACCATATACTTGCAGTTACTGAACAAGGCAAGTTATATGTATGGGGTGTTGAAAGTCAATATTCTGGTTGTCTAGGATTGGGTAGACCTCAGCATATTGTTAATGATCTCCACATTGGTACCTGGAATGGAGAAAGAAATGTGAAAGTATTAAAACCAACGAAAATTGAACTTGAGAAAGATTATATTTGCGTTGGCGTAGCGGCTGGTGGTTGGCAATCTGCCGCATTAATAATTAAGAGAGATTCATAA
- the NDAI0B04850 gene encoding uncharacterized protein (Ty-like retrotransposon), whose protein sequence is MNLTLLNDYRTLLKAAQLPDNLWFYAIQFSTIIRNSVYNETIKSSPRAIAAQSGLDVKTILPFGQPVIAHRTK, encoded by the coding sequence ATGAATTTGACTCTGCTAAATGATTATCGTACGCTGCTCAAAGCTGCTCAACTACCTGACAATCTCTGGTTTTATGCCATTCAATTTTCTACAATTATTCGCAACTCCGTCTACAATGAAACCATAAAAAGCTCGCCCCGAGCCATTGCTGCTCAATCTGGATTAGATGTCAAAACAATCTTACCATTTGGTCAACCGGTTATCGCTCATAGAACCAAATga
- the SSH1 gene encoding Ssh1p (similar to Saccharomyces cerevisiae SSH1 (YBR283C); ancestral locus Anc_1.303), whose amino-acid sequence MAGFRLIDVAKPFLPILPEVESPLERVPFDEKMVYTIFTALIYLFAEFPLTGISKDFQTATVNDPIYFLRGVFAASPKTLLEFGIFPIISSALLLQLLAGLKIIKVNFKIQKDRELFQTLTKLFAVSQYFILTNIFIFSGYYGANLSILQIALLNFQLCGAGLFITLLTEVVDKGFGFASGIMILNTAAVATNFIADTFGVSQIKIDAAGHTEAQGSLMNLIQSFRNKDTTILGGIIASFTRDYLPNFTTTVVVVLFAAIVCYLQSVRLELPVRSTRTRGVNNVYPIRLLNIGALALLFSYIVLFYVHIFSFILIQIVANNNQESIICKILGHYDNVNNLLAVPTFPLSLLTPPRSFFGGMVSQPLTFVVYTSFVVFTSICFASQWQNISGSSARDLAAEFKDQGITLTGRREQNIAKELDKIVPVASNTGAAMLALLAVTGELLGLKGKAAGIVIGIAGGFSLLELITLDYQQSGGQSALSSVLGAPNAGM is encoded by the exons ATGGCTGGCT TTCGTCTTATTGATGTGGCAAAGCCTTTTTTACCAATTCTACCTGAAGTGGAAAGTCCACTCGAAAGGGTCCCATTCGATGAGAAGATGGTTTACACTATCTTCACTGCGTTAATCTACCTTTTTGCAGAATTCCCATTGACAGGTATTTCTAAGGACTTTCAAACTGCCACTGTGAATGATccaatttatttcttacGTGGTGTCTTTGCAGCTTCTCCAAAGACCCTTCTAGAATTCGGTATTTTCCCAATTATTTCAAGTGCTctattattacaattattaGCAGGTTTGAAGATCATTAAAGTCAActtcaaaattcaaaaagatCGAGAATTGTTCCAAACTTTAACTAAATTATTCGCTGTTTCTCAATATTTCATCTTAACcaacattttcatcttctctGGATATTATGGTGCTAATCTATCCATCCTTCAAATTGCCCTATTAAACTTTCAATTATGTGGTGCTGGTTTGTTTATCACCTTATTAACTGAAGTAGTTGACAAAGGTTTCGGTTTCGCATCCGGGATTATGATTTTAAATACGGCAGCTGTCGCTACCAACTTTATTGCTGATACCTTCGGTGTAAGtcaaattaaaattgaCGCTGCAGGTCATACTGAAGCACAGGGTTCCCTAATGAACTTAATTCAAAGTTTTAGAAATAAGGATACCACTATACTTGGTGGTATCATTGCTTCTTTCACCAGAGATTACTTACCAAATTTTACAACCACTGTCGTCGTTGTCCTTTTTGCTGCCATTGTTTGTTACTTACAAAGTGTCCGTTTGGAATTACCAGTTAGATCTACTAGAACTCGTGGTGTTAACAATGTCTATCCTATCCGTCTATTAAATATTGGTGCTCTTGCTTTATTGTTCTCATACATTGTTCTATTCTACGTCCACATCTTTTCCTTCattttaattcaaattgttGCTAACAACAATCAAGAAAGTATAATCTGCAAGATCTTGGGTCATTATGATAACGTCAACAACCTTTTAGCTGTACCAACTTTCCCACTATCACTATTGACCCCACCAAGATCATTCTTCGGTGGTATGGTCTCTCAACCATTAACTTTTGTTGTTTACACTTCCTTCGTTGTTTTTACAAGTATTTGCTTCGCCTCTCAATGGCAAAATATCTCAGGTTCATCAGCTCGTGATTTAGCTGCTGAATTTAAAGATCAAGGTATCACATTAACTGGACGTAGAGAACAAAACATCGCtaaagaattagataaGATTGTCCCAGTGGCATCTAATACTGGTGCTGCTATGCTTGCCCTATTAGCTGTTACTGGTGAATTATTAGGTTTGAAAGGTAAAGCCGCTGGTATTGTGATAGGTATTGCTGGTGGGTTctcattattagaattgaTTACTCTAGATTATCAACAAAGTGGTGGTCAAAGTGCTTTATCTTCTGTTTTGGGTGCACCTAACGCTGGTATGTGA
- the DUG2 gene encoding glutamine amidotransferase subunit DUG2 (similar to Saccharomyces cerevisiae DUG2 (YBR281C); ancestral locus Anc_1.306): MNVSRPELIHRWNHKYSILSVVSFPSKKLLFAGTQDSKILVFHLPTYNLIKTIQLGNSTETNTRSSVLCMTRSNDERHLFSAGADSLVRIWSVDNNSMKNLINVEELATIYSVTDIGDIFSITYLDLLDTIVFGCQNASLLYLDNIFLRIHAMNSNEEIDLNRLPHRRYDKFFDSFGPTGSGAASSSSLDLSPTSQTINLVTTNTTNLKITNNTILEIPSENIIKYAHNGFIYSICKMCSSFNCHFNQDYPVPSSMESGDECKYGYIISSGGDGVSKTWKFEKIQGNGSIKVSLIDEDMDNEDSVLSQTIEFPFLYCGLSDGIINIWDLNTKQLISTLNTTDKSDIISLSVFNDHIFAVDKSGITLFFENQIHHWNPNQGNLLTSEIFERETKGQESLPSLLTGGNDGSLTLWDISHLFSQRITPMKTVTSGDAYGFTAQAVPSRFERTASWVTYQPAMVNSEEMLKTLRELISYQTVSQTHDTQQQLQTRRCATYLQQLLRNFGAADSRLFPVSNGANPVVFAHFKGKGNSETGEKKRILWYGHFDVIPAGDTEKWNTNPFHLTCENGYLKGRGVSDNKGPLVSAIHSVASLFQEDKLINDVVFLIEGNEEIGSPGFSEVCQKYRNIIGEKIDWILMSNSSWVDQEHPCLNYGLRGVINAQVSIWGDEPDRHSGVDGGVHREPTTDLINVISKLQSEDGRIQIPNFYLPLKELSATDYAMFQEIMKEANIDKKITIEELIINWTKPSLSITTLKMSGPGNITVIPKSASIGLSIRLVPEQSVEQVKKDLTEYIKQTFAKLPTKNHIEVTILNEAEAWLGDPTNHAYQILKEEVTAAWDMEPLFVREGGSIPCIRDLERIFDAQAVQIPCGQSTDNAHLNNENLRIKNWTKLAEILTNVFNRL; this comes from the coding sequence atgaatgtATCAAGACCAGAATTAATACATCGATGGAATCATAAATATTCCATCTTATCAGTCGTATCATTCCCTTCAAAGAAACTATTGTTTGCAGGTACACAAGACTCTAAAATCTTAGTTTTCCATCTGCCGACTTACAACCTTATCAAGACAATCCAATTAGGCAATTCTACTGAAACAAATACAAGATCAAGTGTGTTATGTATGACTAGATCTAATGATGAACGACATTTATTTTCTGCAGGCGCTGACTCCCTAGTAAGAATTTGGTCAGTAGATAACAATTCGATGAAAAACTTAATAAACGTGGAGGAATTAGCCACCATCTATTCAGTCACTGATATAGGTGATATTTTCTCAATAACAtatttagatttattagataCCATAGTATTTGGTTGTCAAAACGCAAGTTTATTATACTTggataatatatttttaagaaTACATGCTatgaattcaaatgaagaaattgatcTCAATAGATTACCACATAGAAgatatgataaatttttcgATTCATTTGGTCCAACTGGTTCAGGTGCTgcatcttcatcgtcattGGATTTATCACCTACAAGTCAAACAATTAATTTGGTTACCACTAATACAaccaatttgaaaattacaaataatactatTTTGGAAATACCTTCcgaaaatatcattaaatatgCTCATAATGGGTTCATTTATTCTATTTGTAAGATGTGTTCGAGCTTCAATTGTCATTTTAATCAAGACTATCCAGTACCATCCTCTATGGAATCTGGGGATGAATGCAAGTATGGGTACATCATCTCATCCGGTGGAGATGGGGTTAGTAAAACAtggaaatttgaaaaaattcaagGCAATGGGTCGATAAAGGTATCACTGATTGATGAGGACAtggataatgaagataGTGTGTTATCCCAAACAATTGAATTCCCGTTCTTATATTGTGGCCTAAGTGATGGTATCATTAACATTTGGGATTTAAATACTAAACAATTAATCTCCACCTTAAACACTACAGATAAATCAGATATCATATCTTTATCAGTGTTCAATGATCATATTTTCGCAGTTGACAAATCTGGTataacattatttttcgAAAATCAAATCCACCACTGGAATCCCAATCAAGGTAATCTACTAACGTCTGAAATATTCGAAAGAGAAACGAAAGGCCAAGAAAGTTTACCAAGCTTACTAACTGGTGGTAATGATGGGTCTTTAACATTATGGGACATATCACATTTATTCAGTCAAAGAATAACACCAATGAAAACAGTAACAAGTGGTGATGCCTATGGATTCACCGCACAAGCAGTTCCTTcaagatttgaaagaacTGCATCATGGGTAACATATCAGCCAGCAATGGTGAACAGTGAAGAAATGCTTAAGACATTACGCGAATTAATATCATACCAGACAGTTTCTCAAACTCACGATactcaacaacaactacaaACTAGAAGATGTGCTACTTATTTACAACAATTATTGAGAAATTTCGGGGCTGCCGATTCAAGATTATTCCCAGTATCAAATGGTGCAAATCCAGTTGTATTCGCCCATTTTAAAGGTAAGGGAAACAGTGAGACTGGAGAGAAAAAACGTATCTTATGGTATGGTCATTTTGATGTCATTCCCGCAGGTGACACAGAAAAGTGGAATACGAATCCCTTTCATTTGACCTGTGAAAATGGGTATTTGAAAGGTCGTGGCGTCAGTGACAATAAGGGGCCTTTAGTTAGTGCAATTCACAGTGTGGCAAGTTTATTTCAAGAAGATAAATTGATCAATGATGTTGTATTTTTAATCGAGGggaatgaagaaattggtTCACCTGGATTTTCTGAAGTTTGTCAGAAATATaggaatattattggtgaaaaaattgactGGATTTTGATGAGTAATTCTTCCTGGGTAGACCAAGAACACCCATGTTTGAATTATGGACTAAGAGGTGTTATTAATGCCCAGGTCAGCATATGGGGTGATGAGCCTGATAGACATTCTGGTGTGGATGGTGGTGTTCATAGAGAACCAACGACTGATTTGATAAATGTCATTTCTAAATTACAATCTGAAGATGGTCGCATtcaaattccaaatttctATTTACCGTTGAAAGAACTAAGTGCAACAGACTATGCAATgtttcaagaaattatgAAAGAAGCAAATATAGACAAAAAGATCACAATAGAGGAACTAATAATTAATTGGACGAAACCCTCTTTATCCATCACAACCTTGAAAATGAGTGGTCCCGGTAATATTACCGTCATACCGAAATCTGCAAGCATCGGGTTATCTATCAGATTGGTTCCAGAACAAAGTGTTGAACAAGTCAAGAAGGATTTGACTGAATACATTAAACAAACATTTGCAAAATTACCAACAAAGAATCATATAGAAGTGACAATATTGAATGAAGCAGAAGCATGGTTAGGTGATCCAACAAATCATGCGTACCAAATATTAAAGGAAGAAGTTACAGCGGCTTGGGATATGGAACCATTATTTGTTAGAGAAGGTGGATCAATTCCATGTATTCGAGATTTGGAACGGATCTTTGATGCACAAGCAGTCCAGATACCTTGTGGACAATCGACAGACAACGCacatttaaataatgaaaatctAAGGATTAAGAACTGGACAAAACTAGCAGAAATATTAACTAACGTATTTAATAGACTATAG